The Minwuia thermotolerans genome includes a window with the following:
- a CDS encoding DUF3164 family protein: MNVEIPDGFIMDAKGRLVPEDMVKDHERLEDQTVRKILGYAEELNAQIARFRGHTFDDVATFMDLLSEKYGVTRGGKKGNVTLITFDGCMKVSVQVQDSLTFGPELQVAKELFDACISAWSEGADAKIRTLVDHAFQVDKEGRINREALFGLRRLEIDDDGWRQAIAALNDSIRIQGSREYVRFYKRDHPREPWTPVTIDLASARAPAELAGAS, encoded by the coding sequence ATGAATGTCGAAATACCCGATGGCTTCATCATGGACGCGAAGGGCCGGCTGGTGCCCGAGGACATGGTCAAGGACCACGAGCGCCTGGAGGACCAGACGGTCCGCAAGATCCTGGGCTATGCCGAAGAGCTGAATGCGCAGATCGCGCGGTTCCGCGGCCACACCTTCGACGATGTCGCGACCTTCATGGACCTGCTGTCCGAGAAGTACGGCGTCACGCGCGGCGGCAAGAAGGGCAACGTCACCCTGATCACCTTCGACGGCTGCATGAAGGTGTCCGTGCAGGTGCAGGACTCGCTCACCTTCGGGCCCGAGCTGCAGGTCGCCAAGGAGCTCTTCGACGCCTGCATCTCGGCATGGTCGGAGGGCGCGGACGCGAAGATCCGCACGCTGGTCGACCACGCCTTCCAGGTCGACAAGGAGGGCCGGATCAACCGCGAGGCGCTGTTCGGCCTCCGCCGGCTGGAGATCGACGACGACGGCTGGCGGCAGGCGATCGCTGCGCTGAACGACTCCATCCGCATCCAGGGCAGCCGCGAGTATGTCCGCTTCTACAAGCGCGACCATCCGCGCGAGCCGTGGAC